Genomic segment of Pseudoalteromonas sp. NC201:
AATCGACACCGTAGACAAAAGTATGTTGGGCATTGATTTCTGAAGTCAACGTAAGCTTTGCGCCATAAGTTTTACGGTCAGGATTGGAGGAGGTTGGTGTTTTCATCATCATGTTAGCAACAAAAGGACGTAAGCTATGATTGTCCATGATGTGGTCGACGTAGTTATAGTATGCGTTGAATGTTAACTCTTCAATCAGAGATGAAAGGGAGGATAATTTGATATTCAGGCCAATATTTTCTCGGTCGAAGAGGCTACCATCCATCATGCGGTCGGCATAGGCAACTTCACCATCGCTCACCCCGTAAGTGATAGAGTAAAAGGCGTCATCGCTTGGGGTATAGGCAAACTCTGTGTCTATATTCCAGCGCTCGTAAGCCGAGTGAACTTTGGTACCATTGCCATCTTCATAATCATCAGCATCGCTGTAATTTGCAGCGATCCGAGCGTATCCGCGTTCATTACCAGCCTTGATATCACTGTTAACACTGTGGCGGCCTTGGCTCGACAGCACCGCATTGGTAAAGCCAATCACTTCTGACTTAGCTAGGCGTTCATTTTCACGCTCAAATACCACAGTGGCAGCACTGTTGCCTGGCCCATACAACACAGTTTGTGGGCCTTTGATGACTTTTAAGGTGTCGTAGGATTGTGGCGTAATATATGCCGTTGGCGGATCCATGCGGCTACCGCAACCACCCAGCGTTTGACCATTATTGGCGATAATCGCAATTCTAGAGCCTGCCATACCGCGAAACACAGGGTCAGCGCTTGCGCCGCCTTTTTTAATTAGTGAGAACCCGGCGATTGAAGAGAGTAAATCCGCGCCATCTTGTGCTGGTAGTGGTTGGCGTACTGCTTTGGTATCCGTTGTTAGCGTAATTGGTGTTTGCATCGGTGCAATAACAACGATTTTTTCAATTTCATCGGCATGAGTTATGGGGGATAAGGAAACAATAGCAAGAGAGAGTAGGGTGCGTTTCATAAGTTCACTTTGAAGTTGTTTTGGTGAACTTATTTTATCGCTATCAGGTGCTTAGCGGGATGCGACAGATTGTCGCATCCTTTGATAGGTTACTCTATCGCTTTTATTTGAGTGTCACTCCAAACTTGCGACTTTTGATATAGCTCTGCGATATTTTGGCTGGTTACGCCAAGAGATTTTGATATGGTTTCAACACTATCCCAATCACCTTTTTCCAGAGATTCTGCAAGGTCTAGATAGATACCAAAAGCACTCGGTTTCTTCAGTAAAGTTGATTTAATTTCTTGAGATAAGGGTAACTTCGTCAATAAACTGGCCATATCGTCATCAAGAATGGCGTCCATCAGTGACATCATACCAACCAAAAATGTACTCCCAGTATCGGAGACTTTGTTGGCCTTAGTTGCTATTGCTTCCATAAAGTGTGCACGCAATAATGAGAGTGAAAGCAGTTCTTTGGGCTTTTCTGTATTAAGCTGTGAAGCAAACAATAATGAGATCAGACGCTTAAGCTCATCACTACCGAGTACAACCAAGGCTTGTTTAATCGTCGATATCTCTGCTCGGCGTTTAAATACGGCACTATTTGCATAACGAAGAAGTTTGTAGCTTAGGTTTACATCACGCTCGAAGACCTGAGTGATCCTAGCAAGGTCGGGCTCAACGCTTGAAGTCTCATAAAGCAATTCAGCCATGGCTAATTCCGAGGGGGCTAGTGCTTTGGTTTTGACCATCTCGGGTTTGGCAAAAAAGAAGCCTTGAAAATATTTGAATCCAAGCGACTTGGCGAGTTCAAACTGCTCGTAGGTTTCTACTTTTTCTGCCACTAAATCAATGTTAGGAAAATCCTGTATCGCGCCTTTAATGGCATGAATTTGGTCAAGGTTAGTCGCCAAAAAGTCGACTTTTATTTGGTCGATATAAGGAAAAAAATGGCGCCACACATTTTGGTGATGGTAATCGTCAAGCGCTAGTGTATAACCTTGCTCTTTTAGCTCTTTGACACAGGCTAAGAGCCGTTTGCCCGGTTGTACTGTTTCTAATATTTCTACAACAACTTGCTCGGGGGCGAGCATTTGTACATAACCTTTAGCAAGTGTTTCTAGGGTGAAGTTAATGTAGGCTGGCTGTTGATTGGTTAAATCATCTAGGCCAAAGGTAAACTGGCTGCCCTCAACTAACCGGCTTGTCGCTTCATCGCCGTCAATTTCGGGAAATACGTTACTTAATCCATCACGAAATAAAAGTTCGTAGCCAATCAATTCCCTTTGGACATCAAAAATTGGCTGACGAGCCGCGTAAAAGTACATAGATACTACCGTCCAAACAAAATGCTATTGGCTTTAATATAAGGTAAAAGCGCAGTCAGGTCACGCTGGGAAATTGAGTTTACAGAATATGGGTAAATACAGAGCATAGGGTGAATGATAATTAACCAGTTGAATTAGGTACAAATAAAATACTATTTTGGTCAATAGTCTCAGGTGGTTGGGTGTATGGTTTGTGCGTGTTATAGTGAGGTCTTTATGTTTTTGGCTTTTATTCAAAGTGAGTTAGAAATCGAATAATTAAGTGATAGAAAAAGCTCACATTTGGAGAAGAGCCCAACTAACAATTTAGGAGGCTAATTTGGAGATTGGTACGATAATCTCTCTCGCACTGTATTTTATTGCGATGCTGGGAATTGGGTTATATGCATATAAAAAGTCGACCAGTGATGTGTCTGGCTACATGTTGGGTGGCCGTAGTCTGCCACCAAGTGTAGCAGCTCTTTCAGCAGGTGCATCCGACATGAGTGGTTGGATCTTGATGGGTCTACCTGGCGCAATGTTCCTCTATGGTTTTAGCAGTACATGGATTGCAATTGGCCTTGTGATTGGTGCTTGGCTCAACTATTTATTGGTCGCTCCGCGCCTGCGTGTTTACACAGAGTATGCAAATGATGCGATCACCATTCCTGACTATTTTGCCAATCGTTTCGAAGATAAAGGAAATGCGTTAAGAATAGTCTCTGCGTTAGTGATCATTGTTTTCTTCACGCTATATACCTCTTCTGGCGTGGTTGCCGGTGGCAAGCTGTTCGAAAGTTCATTTGGCATGAGTTATGAGAGCGGCTTATATATCACAACTAGTGTTGTTGTGCTTTATACTTTATTCGGTGGCTTTTTAGCGGTAAGTCTGACTGACTTTGTCCAAGGCTGTATCATGTTTATCGCTTTGATTTTAGTGCCTGTAGTTACCTTCTCATTACTCGATAATCCACTTTCTCAAACACTGAACGAGTTAAATCCGTCGATGTTAACTTGGGTGGGATCAGCTGGCGCAATAGGCATTATTTCTGCAATGTCTTGGGGTCTTGGATATTTTGGTCAACCCCATATTATCGTGCGCTTTATGTCTGTTCGAAGTGTTAAAGATATGCCAACAGCGCGCCGTATAGGTATGAGCTGGATGATAGTCGCAGCTCTCGGTGCCGTGGGCACTGGTTTGTTTGGTGCTGCTTATGCACATGAGCAGGGGATTGTTGTAGACGATGCTGAGACCATTTTCTTGATTTTATCCCAGTTATTGTTTCACCCATTGATTGCGGGATTCTTACTTGCAGCTATTCTTGCCGCAATTATGAGTACCATTTCTTCGCAGTTATTAGTGAGTTCGAGCTCGTTAACTGAAGACTTTTATAAGATATTCTTGAACAAAAATGCTTCGGATAAAGAACTTGTGCTTGTTGGTCGTATCAGTGTACTAGTTGTAGCGCTTGCTGCCATTTATCTTGCGTACGACAGAGATAGCTCGATTCTAGATCTTGTGAGTAATGCTTGGGCTGGTTTTGGTGCGGCATTTGGCCCGCTAGTATTGATAAGCTTATTCTGGTCTCGTATGAACTTTGCTGGAGCACTCGCCGGCATGGTATCTGGTGCGGTGACTGTGTTGGTATGGATCTACGGTCCGTTTACTTATAATGGCGAGCCGCTTAGTGCGACATTATATGAAATTGTCCCAGGATTTATTGTTGCGACAGTCGCTATCTTTGCTGTTAGCCTACTGACCAAGGAACCAAGTAAAGAGATCACTACCTTATTTAATAAAGTAGAAAACGCGCTTGATTAAAGTCGGTTGAAGCGGACAAAAAACGGAGCATTCAGCTCCGTTTTTTATTTCTCAAATATACGTATATACGGCTTAACGAGTCACTTTAAGCGTGTTCTTTCAAGTGGTTAATCACGACTTCATGGTGGTCTTTGGTTTTAAACTTATTGAACACGTGCTTGATGGTACCGTCTTGACCGACTAAGAAAGATAGGCGATGAATACCGTCATACTCTTTACCCATGAATTTCTTTAAGCCCCACACACCAAACTCATCGGCTACCGTGTGGTCTTCATCCGAAAGTAAGTCAAAGTTAAGCTCTTTTTTGTTTTCAAAGTTCTTTAACTTTTTCACAGCATCTGGACTAATGCCAACGGCTACGGTGTTTAATTCAGCCAGTTCAGTTTTGTGGTCACGCAGATTTTCAGCTTGAACGGTACAGCCTGGGGTCAATGCTTTAGGGTAAAAATAGACTAAAACTTGATGTGACTTTAATAAAGTAGCAAGCTCAACGGTCTCGTCGTTTTGGTTTTGCAGTGAGAATAATGGTGCTTTATCACCGACTTTCAAAGTATTCATAGTAAATCCTTAGCGAATGCGTCTGAATATATAGTCTACGTTTAAGGAGTGTGAAAGATCTTCGAACTGAACTTTAAAGTTATCGATATCCACATCTACAGGAATATTAAACTCGAGCTCGCAGCGCATATGTAGCTCGTCTTCTTGCTCAAAGGTATCTGACTTCAGTGAACAAATATTCACCCCTTGCGCTGCGAAATAGCGTGTTACTTTACTTAACGTACCAGGAGTATCTAACCCTTCATATTCCAAAGTATAACCTGCACTGTATTCGCCTTGTTGATGGCTTGCGGTGCGTTTCATCATCGTTAAAAGGCCAAGCT
This window contains:
- the putP gene encoding sodium/proline symporter PutP; translated protein: MEIGTIISLALYFIAMLGIGLYAYKKSTSDVSGYMLGGRSLPPSVAALSAGASDMSGWILMGLPGAMFLYGFSSTWIAIGLVIGAWLNYLLVAPRLRVYTEYANDAITIPDYFANRFEDKGNALRIVSALVIIVFFTLYTSSGVVAGGKLFESSFGMSYESGLYITTSVVVLYTLFGGFLAVSLTDFVQGCIMFIALILVPVVTFSLLDNPLSQTLNELNPSMLTWVGSAGAIGIISAMSWGLGYFGQPHIIVRFMSVRSVKDMPTARRIGMSWMIVAALGAVGTGLFGAAYAHEQGIVVDDAETIFLILSQLLFHPLIAGFLLAAILAAIMSTISSQLLVSSSSLTEDFYKIFLNKNASDKELVLVGRISVLVVALAAIYLAYDRDSSILDLVSNAWAGFGAAFGPLVLISLFWSRMNFAGALAGMVSGAVTVLVWIYGPFTYNGEPLSATLYEIVPGFIVATVAIFAVSLLTKEPSKEITTLFNKVENALD
- the bcp gene encoding thioredoxin-dependent thiol peroxidase — protein: MNTLKVGDKAPLFSLQNQNDETVELATLLKSHQVLVYFYPKALTPGCTVQAENLRDHKTELAELNTVAVGISPDAVKKLKNFENKKELNFDLLSDEDHTVADEFGVWGLKKFMGKEYDGIHRLSFLVGQDGTIKHVFNKFKTKDHHEVVINHLKEHA
- a CDS encoding EAL and HDOD domain-containing protein, with protein sequence MYFYAARQPIFDVQRELIGYELLFRDGLSNVFPEIDGDEATSRLVEGSQFTFGLDDLTNQQPAYINFTLETLAKGYVQMLAPEQVVVEILETVQPGKRLLACVKELKEQGYTLALDDYHHQNVWRHFFPYIDQIKVDFLATNLDQIHAIKGAIQDFPNIDLVAEKVETYEQFELAKSLGFKYFQGFFFAKPEMVKTKALAPSELAMAELLYETSSVEPDLARITQVFERDVNLSYKLLRYANSAVFKRRAEISTIKQALVVLGSDELKRLISLLFASQLNTEKPKELLSLSLLRAHFMEAIATKANKVSDTGSTFLVGMMSLMDAILDDDMASLLTKLPLSQEIKSTLLKKPSAFGIYLDLAESLEKGDWDSVETISKSLGVTSQNIAELYQKSQVWSDTQIKAIE
- a CDS encoding glycine cleavage system protein R, translating into MTMHANHQLVLTAIGEDRSGIVGELTQLVSDCNCNIIDSRIAILGNEFTFIMLLAGDMASISRVEHTLPAKGMELGLLTMMKRTASHQQGEYSAGYTLEYEGLDTPGTLSKVTRYFAAQGVNICSLKSDTFEQEDELHMRCELEFNIPVDVDIDNFKVQFEDLSHSLNVDYIFRRIR